From the Acinetobacter wanghuae genome, one window contains:
- a CDS encoding ABC transporter ATP-binding protein, which translates to MNQHVSAFGHVEIKKLDKAFLSQGEPLQVLDQINLNIQPGEFISIVGNSGCGKSTLLRLLVGLDAEYSGSIEIDGHSIKGTSLERGIVFQDHRLFPWLNVEKNIGLALEKSAYTKAEKKELIDYHLELVQLSAFKYAYPSQLSGGMSQRVAIARSLVNRPQILLLDEPFGALDALTRAHLQQELQRILASEKITTILVTHDVEEAVLLGDRVVVMQPNPGRIKRIVNVDLERPRKREDFRLALLKNDILLDFKDTQIELASTTLDGYELTW; encoded by the coding sequence ATGAATCAGCATGTCAGTGCCTTTGGGCACGTTGAAATCAAAAAATTAGATAAAGCATTTCTTTCCCAGGGCGAACCTTTACAGGTTTTAGATCAGATCAATCTCAATATTCAGCCGGGTGAATTCATCAGCATTGTAGGTAACAGTGGTTGTGGTAAATCGACACTGTTACGTCTACTGGTTGGTTTGGATGCTGAATACAGTGGTTCAATTGAGATCGATGGTCATTCAATTAAAGGAACCAGTCTAGAGCGTGGCATTGTGTTCCAAGATCATCGCTTATTTCCTTGGCTAAACGTAGAGAAAAATATTGGATTGGCACTTGAAAAGAGTGCATACACCAAAGCTGAAAAAAAGGAATTAATTGATTACCATCTTGAGCTAGTACAGTTGAGTGCATTTAAATATGCTTATCCAAGTCAGCTTTCAGGAGGGATGAGTCAACGTGTCGCAATAGCCCGAAGTCTGGTGAATCGACCGCAAATTTTACTTTTGGATGAGCCTTTTGGTGCTTTGGATGCGTTGACACGCGCTCACTTGCAACAGGAGTTACAACGTATTTTAGCTTCAGAAAAAATCACCACTATTTTAGTGACACATGACGTTGAAGAAGCTGTACTTTTAGGTGATCGTGTCGTGGTGATGCAACCAAATCCCGGTAGAATTAAACGCATTGTCAATGTGGATTTAGAACGCCCACGTAAGCGTGAAGACTTTCGCTTAGCATTATTGAAAAATGACATTCTACTCGACTTCAAAGATACTCAGATTGAACTAGCATCGACTACATTGGATGGCTATGAATTAACTTGGTAA
- a CDS encoding MATE family efflux transporter, which translates to MAQRALLNQNSLWKTFLIFLLPLIATNILQSLSGTINTVFVGQMLGVKAIAAVAVFFPILFCLMAFVIGLSAGSTVLIGQAWGAKNLEKVRDVVGSTLFMTLIGGSLIALFGVIFAENILLALGTDPNVMPLSLPYVQWMLAGSPLIFIYIIYTSILRGVGDSTTPLFASALTIGVGLVVTPILIAGYFGFPKMGIISPAIATILGNCAVLIFLILYLNYKNHPLKPDFALLKSIRHHPSLSKIILRLGIPTGVQMVTTSVAGLVIVGLVNRYGADATAAYGAVNQVLNYIQFPALSIAIAASVFAAQAIGAGKSDLLNKVTRTALVMNIVFTGCLVILAYLFSKYLMALFITDPEVVVLGQQLLFIVLWSILFFGASAIFASIMRASGTVTVPMIINIVAILCIEVPCAYIFNLHWGLQGIWYAYALAFVSLCVMQGLYYQFVWKKKTIETLV; encoded by the coding sequence ATGGCACAGCGCGCGTTGCTCAATCAGAATAGTTTATGGAAGACTTTTTTAATTTTTCTGCTCCCCCTGATTGCGACCAATATTTTACAAAGTCTATCGGGCACCATTAATACGGTTTTTGTCGGTCAAATGCTCGGTGTTAAAGCCATTGCGGCTGTTGCTGTCTTTTTCCCTATTTTATTTTGCTTAATGGCTTTTGTCATTGGACTTTCCGCAGGTTCAACCGTATTGATTGGGCAAGCGTGGGGTGCCAAAAATCTTGAAAAAGTACGTGATGTCGTTGGCTCCACCCTCTTTATGACCTTAATTGGCGGAAGTCTCATTGCACTTTTCGGGGTCATCTTTGCTGAAAATATTTTGTTAGCACTCGGCACAGATCCCAATGTGATGCCCTTATCTTTGCCTTATGTGCAATGGATGCTTGCCGGCAGTCCACTCATTTTCATTTACATTATTTATACCTCAATTCTACGCGGAGTAGGCGATAGCACCACACCACTCTTTGCGTCCGCATTAACAATTGGGGTCGGCTTGGTGGTGACACCGATTTTAATTGCGGGTTATTTTGGCTTTCCTAAAATGGGAATTATCTCCCCTGCAATCGCTACAATTTTGGGAAATTGTGCAGTCTTAATCTTCCTGATCTTATATTTAAATTATAAAAACCACCCGCTGAAACCCGATTTCGCCCTGTTAAAAAGCATTCGCCACCATCCGAGTTTAAGCAAAATTATTCTACGCTTGGGCATCCCAACTGGGGTACAAATGGTCACCACTTCAGTGGCCGGTCTCGTTATTGTTGGCTTAGTCAATCGTTACGGTGCAGATGCTACTGCGGCATACGGTGCGGTTAATCAGGTGCTAAATTATATTCAATTCCCTGCGCTTTCGATTGCCATCGCAGCTTCAGTTTTTGCCGCACAAGCCATCGGTGCAGGTAAATCAGACTTACTCAATAAAGTCACGCGTACAGCCTTAGTCATGAATATTGTCTTTACGGGCTGCTTGGTAATTCTGGCGTACTTATTCTCTAAATACTTAATGGCGTTATTCATTACCGACCCTGAAGTGGTGGTTTTGGGACAACAGCTGTTATTCATTGTGTTGTGGTCCATTCTATTCTTTGGTGCGAGCGCTATTTTTGCATCCATCATGCGTGCGAGTGGCACGGTCACTGTCCCGATGATCATTAATATTGTCGCGATTTTATGTATTGAAGTGCCTTGTGCCTATATCTTTAATTTACATTGGGGACTTCAAGGGATTTGGTATGCGTACGCGCTTGCTTTTGTCAGTCTATGCGTTATGCAAGGTTTGTATTATCAGTTTGTGTGGAAGAAGAAAACGATTGAGACGTTGGTATAA
- a CDS encoding ABC transporter permease, translated as MSENITLEKTADFELLDQVQKKGSWIQFLSKHKSIKWIIGSIFPIFLLVLWHVSVEQSWVNPLLLPAPDLVWTALQDLYHSGELWSNLSVSLSRIAYGFSAGIVLALLLGLSMGLSSTVEAYIWPIFKVINLVPVVGWIPLLILLVGIDETLKIVLIAKSALVPMTINVFKGVRNIPKSLTEVAEVYQLGRWSKFKHLVLPGAFTSFIGGLRLSLASAWGALVAVELLASSDGIGYLMVYGRQIFQLDVVLATVVVIGLVGFSFDFVISFIQKRFAVWNTQK; from the coding sequence ATGTCTGAGAATATAACCTTGGAAAAAACAGCAGATTTTGAACTGCTCGACCAAGTTCAGAAAAAAGGATCTTGGATTCAATTTTTGAGTAAACATAAAAGTATCAAGTGGATTATAGGAAGTATTTTTCCAATTTTCTTGCTGGTGTTATGGCATGTGTCTGTAGAGCAAAGTTGGGTTAATCCTTTACTACTTCCTGCACCTGATTTGGTATGGACTGCACTTCAAGATTTATACCATAGCGGTGAGCTGTGGAGTAATTTGAGTGTGAGTTTGTCAAGGATTGCTTATGGTTTTAGCGCAGGCATTGTGTTGGCATTATTGCTCGGTTTAAGTATGGGTTTATCATCAACCGTTGAGGCATATATTTGGCCTATTTTTAAAGTGATTAACCTTGTCCCTGTCGTCGGTTGGATTCCGCTTTTAATTTTATTAGTTGGTATTGATGAAACCTTAAAAATTGTTTTGATTGCTAAATCTGCACTGGTACCCATGACCATAAATGTCTTTAAAGGCGTTCGAAATATCCCTAAATCTTTAACTGAAGTCGCAGAGGTTTATCAACTAGGTCGATGGTCTAAGTTTAAACATTTGGTTTTACCTGGTGCATTTACCAGTTTTATTGGTGGCTTACGCCTTTCTCTTGCAAGTGCTTGGGGTGCGTTGGTTGCTGTAGAACTCTTAGCATCGAGCGATGGAATTGGCTATTTAATGGTTTACGGACGTCAAATTTTCCAACTTGATGTGGTTTTAGCAACAGTTGTAGTGATTGGTCTGGTGGGATTTAGCTTTGATTTTGTGATTAGCTTTATTCAAAAACGATTTGCTGTTTGGAACACTCAAAAATAA
- a CDS encoding ABC transporter permease has protein sequence MQNKAIKKFDYRGLVIPLVLFVIWYIVTQQKWVDAALLPLPKSVWQVFVESWQSKELLENIAYSLARNTTGFIAGGIIGAGCGLLLGLNIWADRFFSPTLNAIKHVAVFAWIPLMIMWFGNGELSKIIFIALVVFYPVFFNTYDGVKNVPEKAKEVAKIFQLSKFSTFFKVILPSAAPSIFAGLNIALVFSWIATVGAEYFFVAAPGVVNPILDGQNLFKMEVVIYGMAIIAVVGLLFSKAAQFFESYNLRWRQGTHK, from the coding sequence ATGCAAAATAAAGCTATAAAAAAATTCGATTATCGTGGACTGGTTATTCCACTGGTTTTGTTTGTCATCTGGTATATCGTAACTCAGCAAAAGTGGGTCGACGCTGCACTTTTACCTTTGCCGAAATCGGTATGGCAGGTATTTGTTGAAAGTTGGCAGTCGAAAGAGCTTCTAGAAAATATCGCCTATAGCCTCGCACGTAATACCACAGGCTTTATTGCTGGGGGCATCATTGGTGCAGGCTGTGGTTTATTACTTGGCTTAAATATATGGGCGGATCGTTTTTTTTCTCCAACCTTAAATGCAATCAAGCATGTCGCTGTTTTTGCTTGGATTCCATTAATGATCATGTGGTTCGGTAATGGCGAATTATCCAAGATTATCTTTATTGCTTTGGTTGTATTTTATCCCGTATTTTTCAATACCTACGATGGTGTAAAGAATGTGCCTGAGAAAGCCAAAGAAGTTGCAAAAATCTTTCAACTCAGCAAATTCTCGACATTCTTTAAAGTTATTTTACCTTCCGCTGCACCCAGTATTTTTGCAGGATTGAATATTGCTTTAGTTTTTTCATGGATAGCTACGGTAGGAGCTGAGTATTTCTTCGTCGCAGCACCGGGTGTGGTTAATCCGATACTCGATGGACAAAACCTCTTCAAAATGGAAGTGGTCATTTATGGCATGGCAATTATCGCAGTGGTTGGACTATTGTTCTCAAAAGCTGCCCAATTTTTTGAAAGCTATAATTTGCGCTGGCGCCAAGGCACTCATAAATAA
- a CDS encoding ABC transporter substrate-binding protein: MTSWSKIFVSSLIATSTLFPLTQSFAAEVKPTVIRLSTPYVGTGNRPVGYSNYYSTTQTLGLIEKEFQKDGIKIQWNNFKGAGPAINESYANGLVDITWIGDLPALIGKASRLDTRLIAIAGTNDNAYLAVPPGSTAKSFADLKGKRIGFYRGTNLHLALINTLKRQGLTEKDFRFVNTDGPVAYSALASGDLDAIFSNQGIFPVVDRGVAKIIYSTKQEPQVNRLSGYVLVSSKFEQKYPETVQRIVNVLVKQAAWESDPAHKTELFKLWSKSGLAFANFVKANDGVDLKRHSAPIFDAYNISLIKQKLKAGQDIKLIRGNIDVDQWIEPKYVNKALQTLNLQNFWAPLNANGK, translated from the coding sequence ATGACGTCTTGGTCTAAAATTTTTGTTAGCAGCTTGATTGCAACATCAACACTTTTCCCTCTTACTCAGAGTTTTGCAGCTGAAGTAAAACCAACAGTTATTCGTTTATCTACACCTTATGTAGGTACAGGTAATCGACCGGTAGGATATAGCAATTACTATTCCACCACACAAACGTTGGGCTTAATTGAAAAAGAATTCCAAAAAGATGGTATTAAAATTCAATGGAATAACTTTAAAGGTGCGGGACCTGCGATTAATGAATCTTATGCCAATGGTTTGGTCGATATCACATGGATTGGAGATTTACCTGCATTAATTGGTAAGGCAAGCCGTTTAGATACGCGATTGATCGCAATAGCAGGTACCAATGACAATGCATATTTAGCAGTACCTCCAGGTTCAACAGCCAAGTCATTTGCAGATTTAAAAGGTAAACGTATTGGATTTTACCGTGGTACCAATTTACATTTAGCTTTAATCAATACGCTTAAACGTCAAGGACTGACTGAAAAAGACTTCCGTTTTGTGAATACCGATGGACCAGTGGCTTACTCTGCTTTGGCTAGTGGTGATTTAGATGCAATTTTTAGTAACCAAGGGATTTTCCCAGTGGTAGATCGTGGCGTCGCTAAAATTATTTACAGCACAAAACAAGAGCCACAGGTGAATCGTCTGTCTGGTTATGTTTTGGTGAGTTCTAAGTTTGAGCAAAAATATCCTGAAACCGTTCAGCGTATTGTGAATGTTTTAGTCAAACAAGCAGCTTGGGAAAGTGATCCTGCACATAAAACTGAACTATTTAAACTCTGGTCAAAGTCAGGCTTGGCTTTCGCAAACTTTGTTAAAGCCAATGATGGTGTTGATTTAAAACGTCATAGTGCACCAATTTTTGATGCTTATAACATCTCACTTATTAAACAAAAATTAAAAGCAGGTCAGGACATTAAATTAATCCGAGGCAATATTGATGTCGATCAATGGATCGAGCCTAAGTACGTCAATAAAGCCTTACAGACTTTGAATTTGCAGAATTTTTGGGCACCTTTAAATGCAAATGGTAAATAA
- a CDS encoding Crp/Fnr family transcriptional regulator: MNNSNVKKYQKNEIIIQRDKYNEYSDDSLYVLLDGIIQIGYLSPSGRFHAFNYYSEKNFINLFSCLQDEIPEYDYYAFNQIRVLIIPKQLFFQIIYKNNDLSQELMKLLAKRMHYLMAELKFLHIASLHQKVCKILLNLAAQYGIRHTAGIEIKLKISQHDLADLLSASRQTVNKEIKKLVNLDVLNWQYENIIIKDLKYLESESNNL; encoded by the coding sequence TTGAATAACTCTAATGTTAAGAAATATCAAAAAAATGAAATTATAATTCAGCGTGATAAATATAATGAATATAGTGATGATTCATTGTATGTTTTACTCGATGGGATTATCCAGATTGGATATTTAAGCCCATCGGGTCGTTTCCATGCCTTTAATTATTATTCTGAAAAAAACTTTATTAATTTATTCTCATGTTTACAGGATGAAATTCCAGAATATGACTATTACGCCTTTAATCAAATTAGAGTTTTGATCATTCCTAAACAACTTTTTTTTCAAATAATTTACAAAAATAATGATTTATCACAAGAGCTTATGAAGCTGCTTGCCAAAAGAATGCACTATCTTATGGCTGAGCTGAAGTTCTTACATATTGCGAGTTTACATCAGAAAGTATGTAAAATACTGCTTAATTTAGCTGCTCAGTACGGTATTCGGCATACAGCAGGCATTGAAATTAAACTTAAAATTTCACAGCATGACTTGGCAGATCTATTGTCAGCTTCGCGTCAGACCGTGAATAAAGAAATTAAAAAATTGGTTAATCTAGATGTTTTGAATTGGCAGTATGAGAATATAATTATTAAAGATTTAAAATATTTAGAGTCTGAAAGTAATAATCTATAA
- a CDS encoding transposase family protein, translated as MKYIDSKKLSETQFKRYTGISCSTFDLMVEQLKMHVPAKGRPPKLSVEDQVLLCLSYWREYRTLFHVSTSYGVSEPTASRIVRHVEDCLIKSNLFNLPKNLPEGEGIDWNVVIVDATEIPIQRPKKTEEKL; from the coding sequence ATGAAATACATCGATTCGAAGAAGCTTTCTGAAACACAGTTTAAGCGATATACAGGCATCTCATGTTCAACCTTTGATTTAATGGTTGAACAACTGAAAATGCATGTCCCTGCAAAAGGTAGACCACCTAAATTAAGTGTAGAAGATCAGGTTTTACTCTGTCTGAGCTATTGGCGTGAATACCGAACTTTATTTCATGTCTCAACAAGTTATGGCGTGTCAGAGCCTACTGCTTCAAGAATCGTTCGCCATGTAGAGGATTGTCTAATCAAGTCCAATCTATTCAATTTACCTAAGAATTTGCCTGAAGGCGAAGGTATTGACTGGAATGTGGTGATCGTAGATGCCACAGAAATCCCAATACAAAGGCCTAAAAAAACAGAAGAAAAGCTATAG
- a CDS encoding TOBE domain-containing protein yields MTIQSINVRNQIKGTIQEIVKGDVVSEVDVVTASGIFTSVITTRSVNDLNLQVGSQVLVLIKSTDVSLAKL; encoded by the coding sequence ATGACAATTCAATCAATCAATGTCAGAAATCAAATTAAAGGTACGATTCAGGAAATCGTAAAAGGTGATGTTGTTTCTGAGGTCGATGTTGTTACTGCATCGGGTATTTTTACTTCAGTCATTACAACTCGTTCAGTCAATGATTTGAATCTACAGGTCGGTAGTCAAGTTTTGGTTTTAATTAAGTCGACAGATGTGTCGCTTGCCAAACTGTAG
- a CDS encoding LysE family transporter, with protein sequence MSYQVWIAYMLACWVISISPGAGAIASMSSGLNYGFKHGYWNALGLQLALLVQIGIVAAGAGVLFATTEWAFLAVKWFGVGYLLYLAYLQWTAPITSIEIQHETQTKSKAKLVWHGFLVNMSNPKAIVFLLAVLPQFLDLSKPQWIQYLIMAATMITIDLIVMAGYTGLAAKVLRLLKSPKQQKILNRTFAVLFTCAASLLSLVHQ encoded by the coding sequence ATGTCTTACCAAGTTTGGATCGCGTATATGTTGGCGTGTTGGGTGATTAGCATTTCCCCAGGTGCAGGTGCGATTGCGTCCATGTCGAGCGGTTTGAATTACGGTTTTAAACATGGGTATTGGAATGCTTTGGGTTTGCAATTGGCATTACTGGTACAAATTGGCATTGTTGCCGCAGGCGCGGGTGTGCTTTTCGCGACTACGGAATGGGCATTTCTAGCCGTAAAATGGTTCGGTGTGGGCTATTTATTATATTTGGCATATTTGCAGTGGACTGCACCTATCACATCGATTGAAATTCAACACGAAACACAAACCAAGTCCAAAGCAAAATTGGTTTGGCATGGTTTTTTAGTCAATATGAGCAACCCGAAAGCGATTGTGTTTTTATTAGCAGTTTTACCGCAGTTTTTGGATTTATCTAAACCCCAGTGGATTCAGTATCTGATCATGGCGGCAACCATGATTACGATTGATTTGATTGTGATGGCGGGCTATACAGGCTTAGCCGCTAAAGTGTTGCGCTTGCTCAAGTCCCCAAAACAACAAAAGATTTTAAATCGTACCTTCGCAGTATTGTTTACTTGTGCGGCAAGTTTATTAAGTTTGGTACATCAGTAA
- a CDS encoding transposase, with translation MPQKSQYKGLKKQKKSYSGKKKAHTFKVQAIIHYRTRQVLSLCTSRGAVHDFELFKRNLNQVPKGSFILADKGYQGIYAVYPNSLLPLKAKKRCKLDLELKVYNQEINKRRIGIEHVFGSLKTFKILAERYRNRGKRLGLRFNLIAGVYNMELSKK, from the coding sequence ATGCCACAGAAATCCCAATACAAAGGCCTAAAAAAACAGAAGAAAAGCTATAGTGGCAAGAAGAAGGCACATACTTTTAAAGTTCAAGCCATTATCCATTATAGAACTCGGCAAGTTCTGAGTTTATGCACGAGTCGTGGTGCTGTACATGATTTCGAGCTATTCAAACGCAATTTAAATCAGGTTCCTAAAGGGTCTTTTATCCTTGCAGATAAAGGCTATCAAGGGATTTACGCAGTGTATCCAAATAGTCTATTGCCATTAAAAGCAAAAAAGCGCTGCAAACTAGATCTCGAGCTAAAAGTTTACAATCAAGAAATCAATAAAAGAAGAATTGGGATTGAGCATGTATTTGGCAGTTTGAAGACCTTCAAAATACTTGCCGAGCGATATCGTAATCGAGGCAAAAGACTAGGCTTAAGATTCAATTTAATTGCTGGAGTCTATAACATGGAACTGAGTAAAAAATGA
- a CDS encoding methionine aminotransferase: MLDLPSKLPDLGVTVFSTMSALAQQLGALNLSQGFPDFGAPQALIDALAQASADGFNQYAPGDGLTTLRQLLAEQYLHRDQVSLDPITNITITPGATIAIYCAIQATVRAGEEVIIFDPSYDSYAPTVQVLGATPVHIALKHPDFSVDWNEVKALINDKTRMIIVNTPHNPTGTIWAREDWLSLIELIQDKNIVVLSDEVYEHLIFDGQKHFSALSFPELRERSFVIGSFGKTFHVTGWKTGFCVAAEPLMKLLRQVYQFASFCGVTPVQVALASYMQQHPEHIQELSSFYQKKRDLFNQSIQASRFEWTPSKGTYFQNLDYSQIRPDLTDTDMCQLLAHEHGIVAIPVSVFYKHPPQDLRLLRFCFAKKDETLIQAGNILSKV; the protein is encoded by the coding sequence ATGCTTGATCTTCCTTCAAAACTTCCTGATTTAGGTGTGACTGTCTTTAGTACCATGTCTGCTTTAGCACAGCAGTTGGGCGCACTGAATTTATCGCAGGGTTTTCCTGACTTTGGCGCACCGCAAGCGTTAATTGATGCTTTAGCCCAAGCATCCGCGGATGGTTTTAACCAATATGCACCGGGTGATGGCTTAACCACGCTTCGACAACTGCTTGCAGAGCAATATTTACACCGTGATCAGGTGAGTCTTGATCCCATCACGAATATCACGATTACACCGGGCGCAACTATTGCCATTTACTGTGCCATTCAAGCGACTGTTCGTGCTGGCGAAGAAGTGATTATTTTCGATCCAAGCTATGATAGTTATGCACCAACGGTTCAAGTCTTGGGTGCAACACCCGTTCATATTGCTTTAAAGCATCCTGACTTTTCAGTGGATTGGAATGAAGTCAAAGCATTGATCAATGACAAAACCCGTATGATCATTGTCAATACACCGCATAACCCAACAGGCACAATTTGGGCACGTGAAGATTGGTTAAGCTTGATTGAACTCATTCAAGATAAAAATATTGTGGTGCTCTCTGATGAAGTCTATGAACATTTGATTTTTGATGGTCAGAAGCATTTCTCTGCATTATCATTCCCTGAATTACGCGAACGGAGTTTCGTGATTGGCTCTTTTGGTAAAACCTTTCATGTCACCGGTTGGAAAACAGGTTTCTGTGTTGCTGCTGAACCGTTAATGAAACTGTTGCGTCAGGTCTATCAATTTGCCAGTTTCTGTGGCGTGACACCTGTGCAAGTCGCTTTAGCAAGCTATATGCAGCAACATCCTGAGCATATTCAGGAACTCTCGAGTTTTTATCAAAAGAAACGTGACCTGTTTAACCAATCTATTCAAGCTTCACGTTTTGAATGGACACCGTCAAAAGGCACCTATTTCCAAAATTTAGATTACAGCCAAATTCGACCAGATTTAACCGATACCGACATGTGCCAACTGCTTGCGCATGAACATGGCATTGTCGCTATTCCCGTTTCAGTCTTTTATAAACATCCACCGCAAGATTTACGTTTATTGCGTTTCTGTTTCGCTAAAAAAGATGAAACATTAATACAAGCAGGAAACATTTTATCCAAGGTTTAG
- a CDS encoding TauD/TfdA dioxygenase family protein, with translation MSYEYKHIQVKPITGRIGAEIQGVKLSGQLEQNVVREINQALLQYKAIFFKGQQHLDDAEQEAFAARLGEPLNHPTVPVKQGSKHILELDSAHGARADSWHTDITFLDAYPKASILRSVVAPAAGGDTAWANTTSAYESLPEPLKVFADGLRTVHSNDFDYANVVKKEITPELAAKYKNFFNSTEYETEHPLVRIHPETGEKTLLLGHFFNRFVGFSSSDSRKLFDLFQSYVVKQENIVRWRWEAGDVAIWDNRATQHRAINDYGDQHRVVRRVTLEGDIPVGVDGRPSEVLRKEQKVDITDYRLTNDGQYEKVS, from the coding sequence ATGAGCTATGAATATAAACACATTCAAGTCAAACCAATTACAGGTCGTATTGGTGCAGAAATCCAAGGCGTGAAATTATCTGGTCAATTAGAGCAAAACGTTGTCCGAGAAATCAATCAAGCACTACTTCAATATAAAGCAATCTTTTTCAAAGGTCAGCAACATCTTGATGATGCCGAACAAGAAGCTTTTGCTGCACGTCTAGGTGAGCCATTAAATCATCCAACTGTTCCAGTAAAACAAGGTTCTAAACATATTTTAGAACTTGACTCTGCACATGGCGCGCGTGCAGATTCATGGCATACGGACATTACATTCTTAGATGCTTATCCGAAAGCATCTATTTTACGTAGCGTGGTTGCGCCTGCAGCAGGTGGTGATACAGCTTGGGCAAACACAACGTCAGCATATGAATCACTGCCTGAGCCGCTAAAAGTATTTGCAGATGGTTTACGTACTGTACATAGCAATGATTTTGATTATGCCAATGTTGTTAAAAAAGAAATCACGCCTGAGCTTGCAGCAAAGTATAAAAATTTCTTTAATTCAACTGAATATGAAACAGAACATCCATTGGTTCGTATTCATCCTGAGACAGGTGAAAAAACGTTACTACTTGGGCATTTCTTTAATCGCTTTGTCGGTTTCAGTTCATCAGATTCACGCAAATTATTTGATTTATTCCAAAGCTATGTCGTGAAACAGGAAAACATCGTGCGCTGGCGCTGGGAAGCAGGAGATGTTGCGATTTGGGACAATCGTGCAACGCAACACCGTGCTATTAATGATTATGGTGATCAGCACCGTGTGGTACGCCGTGTAACATTGGAAGGTGATATTCCAGTCGGGGTGGATGGACGTCCAAGCGAAGTACTGCGTAAAGAACAAAAAGTAGATATCACGGACTATCGTTTAACCAATGATGGGCAATATGAAAAAGTTTCATAA
- a CDS encoding Dyp-type peroxidase yields MTAQSVILPLPSDHARFIVLRLKDLSINELKEKLADLFTTRDRLITQHPQSQIKTAVAFGPELWAKLHDQTPAGFKQLEAIHGSFHMPVVEADVILHLASARTDICFAMSQAFFEGIQDKVDVLDERVCFRHFDGRDMTGFIDGTENPQFPDDRAETALLPEEAGIFADGSFIFAQRYAHDLEKWKKLKVDTQEQIMGRTKLESIELDDDVKPANAHIARTVVEDEDGEEMEILRHSLPYGDGRGDQGLFFIAYTKDLNIIDAMLLRMFGTSGDGIHDRLLHFVTPKDGAYYFAPSEELLEDILDLG; encoded by the coding sequence ATGACTGCCCAATCCGTGATTTTGCCATTACCTTCAGATCATGCTCGTTTTATTGTTTTACGCTTAAAAGATTTAAGCATTAACGAATTAAAAGAAAAATTAGCGGATTTATTTACCACCCGTGATCGTTTAATTACCCAACATCCGCAATCACAAATTAAAACCGCGGTGGCTTTTGGTCCTGAACTATGGGCAAAACTCCATGACCAAACACCGGCAGGCTTTAAGCAACTCGAAGCCATTCATGGTTCATTCCATATGCCTGTGGTGGAAGCTGATGTCATTCTTCATCTTGCGAGTGCACGTACTGATATTTGCTTTGCCATGAGCCAAGCCTTTTTTGAAGGGATTCAAGATAAAGTCGATGTTTTAGATGAACGCGTTTGCTTCCGTCATTTTGATGGTCGGGACATGACAGGGTTTATTGATGGCACGGAAAATCCGCAATTCCCAGATGACCGTGCTGAAACAGCTTTATTACCTGAAGAAGCAGGTATCTTTGCGGATGGTTCATTTATTTTTGCGCAACGTTATGCGCATGATTTGGAAAAGTGGAAAAAACTGAAAGTCGACACCCAAGAGCAAATTATGGGTCGCACCAAACTTGAATCCATTGAACTCGATGATGATGTGAAACCAGCAAATGCTCATATCGCACGTACTGTCGTTGAAGATGAGGATGGCGAAGAAATGGAAATTTTACGTCATTCCCTGCCGTATGGTGATGGTCGTGGGGATCAAGGCTTATTCTTTATTGCCTATACCAAAGATTTGAACATTATTGATGCCATGTTACTGCGTATGTTTGGCACCAGTGGTGATGGAATTCATGATCGCCTACTTCACTTTGTGACTCCAAAAGATGGTGCTTATTACTTTGCGCCAAGTGAAGAGCTACTTGAAGATATTCTCGATCTTGGATAA